A genomic stretch from Podospora pseudoanserina strain CBS 124.78 chromosome 3, whole genome shotgun sequence includes:
- a CDS encoding hypothetical protein (EggNog:ENOG503PRDX) yields the protein MGTMMESPFWHRLQPLSTFPYKQTGLLPQTDRRTSRNKADQEKYYNIIKYFTLLFSSLLTHKHPRLAFNSIMDVEFKPNNNSITSESAPLIEPVDSASDQDLFMVPLKRPSPKLPSSRYRNVRPRSPPRPPATLKRTPQLPTEEQINQLIAMAYQNPPLSERAGDKMDAMVKTPPTTMFGSPMMSPEQNQGPSLSMVYHSPPMSSRNINDNLNSTGANSTPAIGGILSPNPSDDNHHPGKSSPNMASTTNDNPTTARNTSRSASPQQSTKASSVYDAPDDKKEAQPTTTTQLPPPIPPLSASRPAPSRPYNLSLTKANLGLALQLNPTQDSNLLAPPIDPNWALNPDSPMERASQMRATPDSAYDRARQMEIRRSEWKHIVYRFPVKGSGHWVIDCDLTESSHARLSDVAGRSSEGFEWNGDYELANIYRVLAQAHRKVGEEMRMERIGERKKGVTVQTAVAA from the coding sequence ATGGGGACCATGATGGAGTCACCCTTCTGGCATCGACTTCAACCACTGTCAACATTCCCATATAAACAAACGGGCCTCCTTCCCCAGACTGATCGACGCACATCTCGAAACAAAGCAGATCAGGAAAAATactacaacatcatcaagtaTTTTACCCTGTTATTCTCTTCGTTATTAACCCACAAACATCCTCGACTCGCATTCAACAGTATCATGGACGTCGAGTTCAagcccaacaacaactccatCACCAGTGAATCTGCCCCACTGATCGAGCCTGTCGATAGCGCCAGTGACCAGGACTTGTTCATGGTTCCCTTGAAAAGACCTTCTCCCAAGTTGCCGTCGTCTCGGTACAGAAACGTCCGCCCTCGCTCGCCTCCGCGCCCTCCAGCCACTCTCAAAAGAACGCCCCAACTACCCACTGAGGAGCAAATTAATCAACTCATCGCCATGGCTTACCAAAATCCACCTCTGTCAGAACGTGCCGGTGATAAGATGGACGCCATGGTCAAaacaccgccaacaacaatGTTTGGATCGCCCATGATGTCCCCGGAACAGAACCAAGGACCATCTCTCTCCATGGTTTACCACAGTCCCCCCATGTCGAGCCGAaacatcaacgacaacctcaacagcaccGGTGCCAACTCCACTCCCGCCATCGGCGGTATTTTGTCACCCAACCCGAGtgacgacaaccaccacccaggaAAGTCATCCCCCAACATGGCCTCCACGACAAAcgacaaccccaccaccgcccgcaaCACCTCCCGTTCTGCCTCCCCCCAGCAGTCCACCAAAGCATCCTCTGTATACGACGCCCCCGATGACAAGAAGGAagcccaaccaaccaccacgactcaactcccccctcccatcccacccctctccgcctcccgTCCCGCCCCCTCGAGGCCTTACAACCTCTCCCTAACCAAAGccaacctcggcctcgccctccaactcaacccaacccaagaCAGCAACCTCTTGGCCCCACCCATCGACCCAAACTGGGCATTAAACCCTGACTCTCCCATGGAGCGCGCCTCCCAGATGCGCGCCACCCCCGACAGTGCCTATGACAGAGCCAGACAGATGGAGATTAGGCGCTCAGAGTGGAAGCACATCGTTTATCGGTTTCCTGTCAAAGGGTCGGGGCACTGGGTGATTGATTGTGACTTGACCGAGAGCAGCCACGCCAGGCTGAGCGATGTCGCGGGACGGAGCTCGGAGGGATTTGAGTGGAATGGGGATTATGAGCTGGCGAACATTTATAGGGTGCTGGCGCAGGCGCATaggaaggtgggggaggagatgaggatggagaggattggggagaggaagaagggtgTTACTGTGCAGACGGCTGTGGCGGcttga
- the BIO2 gene encoding biotin synthase (COG:H; EggNog:ENOG503NVE4): MLARSSARALLRRPPFPTGLGGQTPIVGASSRWLTTLGHRRQQSTTTADATANANDQDVASIQDNVEHQQWARQVLRDAVAAAAPRYTWSKEETAAIYHQPLMELAFQAAQVHRRFHNPSEVQLCTLMNIKTGGCSEDCSYCAQSTRYQKGTGLQAKRVETVETVLEAARIAKANGSTRFCMGAAWRDMRGRNNSLRNVKEMVSGVRAMGMEVCVTLGMIDAEQAKELREAGLTAYNHNLDTSREFYPSIISTRTYDERLATLGHVRDAGINVCSGGILGLGETDKDRIGLLHTAATLPSHPESFPVNALVPIKGTPLGDRKPIDFTSMLRTIAAARIIMPATIIRIAAGRKTMTEEQQAMCFMAGANAVFTGEKMLTTECNGWDDDAVLFERWGLQPMKSFAKSAAPAS; encoded by the exons ATGCTGGCCCGGTCGTCTGCCAGAGCCCTCCTTCGCCGCCCCCCATTTCCaactgggttgggggggcaAACTCCGATAGTCGGAGCTTCGAGTCGCTGGCTGACGACACTCGGTCACCGCCGACAACAATCCACAACTACCGCAGACGCAACAGCAAACGCAAACGATCAGGATGTAGCATCTATCCAGGATAATGTCGAGCATCAACAGTGGGCGAGACAGGTTCTGCGGGATgccgttgccgccgccgcgccgAGATATACCTGGTcaaaggaggagacggcggcCATCTACCACCAGCCCCTGATGGAACTTGCATTCCAAGCG GCCCAAGTCCACCGTCGATTCCATAACCCGTCCGAAGTCCAGCTCTGCACCCTCATGAACATCAAGACAGGAGGCTGCAGCGAGGATTGTTCCTACTGCGCCCAGTCGACTCGCTACCAAAAAGGCACCGGCCTGCAAGCCAAGCGTGTCGAAACCGTCGAGACAGTCCTTGAAGCCGCCCGTATAGCCAAGGCCAATGGCAGCACACGCTTCTGCATGGGAGCCGCCTGGCGCGACATGCGTGGCCGCAACAACAGTCTGCGCAATGTGAAAGAGATGGTGTCGGGAGTGCGGGCCATGGGAATGGAGGTGTGCGTGACGCTGGGCATGATCGATGCCGAACAGGCCAAGGAGCTCCGCGAGGCTGGTCTCACAGCctacaaccacaacctcgacACGAGCCGCGAGTTCTACCCTAGCATCATCTCGACCCGTACCTACGACGAGCGTCTCGCTACCCTGGGCCATGTTCGCGATGCTGGGATCAACGTCTGCTCGGGGGGTATTCTGGGTCTGGGCGAGACCGACAAGGACAGGATTGGATTGCTGCATACCGCTGCCACGCTGCCGAGCCACCCGGAGAGTTTCCCAGTGAATGCGCTGGTCCCCATCAAGGGCACGCCACTGGGTGACAGAAAGCCGATTGACTTCACCAGCATGCTGCGCACCATTGCCGCGGCGAGAATCATCATGCCGGCTACCATTATTCGTATCGCCGCGGGCCGCAAGACAATGACGGAGGAGCAACAAGCCATGTGCTTCATGGCTGGAGCCAATGCTGTCTTTACGGGAGAAAAGATGCTCACGACAGAGTGCAAcggatgggatgatgatgctgtaTTGTTTGAACGTTGGGGCTTGCAGCCGATGAAGAGCTTTGCAAAGTCGGCGGCGCCAGCTAGCTAG